The following coding sequences are from one Triticum aestivum cultivar Chinese Spring chromosome 5A, IWGSC CS RefSeq v2.1, whole genome shotgun sequence window:
- the LOC123102019 gene encoding CBBY-like protein: MAAAAAAARCLMLRPSPRTEATKTPSSVHASSSATPLPLRAAASPSSARRLRPMPLRCSSPPSGGSAEPGLAVLLEVEGVLADVYRFGYRQAFNVAFQNLGLDCANWTEPIYADLVRKSSGDEERMLVLFFDRIGWPTSLPTSEKGSFTKRVLSEKLKALEKLSASDDLPLRPGVEKFIDDALSEGVPVAILATYGRNGEKISRSIVEKLGPERTSKINIVGKDEVERSLYGQLVLGEGVASSLDEQLTKEVQKAASAEKQRIAEEVASLLKLSVDINTASKSSEKIIATLRAGAEYVGCNVQNCILVAGSQPSVIAAERIGMPCIVVRSSLTARAEFHSAKAVMDGFGDTDLTVSKLLSKRWS; the protein is encoded by the exons atggccgccgccgccgccgccgctcgatgCCTCATGCTCCGGCCATCGCCCCGGACTGAGGCCACGAAGACCCCTTCCTCCGTCCACGCCTCCTCCAGCGCcaccccgctccctctccgcgcGGCCGCCTCCCCGAGTTCAGCCCGCCGTCTCCGGCCGATGCCGCTCCGGTGCTCCTCCCCGCCATCAGGAGGCTCCGCCGAGCCGGGGCTCGCCGTGCTCCTCGAAGTGGAAGG AGTTCTTGCAGATGTCTACCGCTTCGGCTACCGCCAAGCTTTCAATGTAG CATTTCAAAATCTTGGCTTGGATTGTGCGAATTGGACAGAGCCAATATATGCTGATTTAGTGAG GAAATCTAGTGGCGACGAGGAAAGGATGCTGGTGCTGTTCTTTGATAGG ATTGGCTGGCCTACATCTCTGCCAACTAGTGAGAAAGGGTCATTTACAAAACGTGTTCTTAGTGAGAAG TTGAAAGCTTTGGAAAAGCTCTCTGCTTCTGATGACTTACCACTGCGTCCTGGAGTTGAGAA GTTCATCGATGATGCACTTAGTGAGGGTGTGCCTGTAGCCATATTGGCAACATATGGCAGAAATGGAGAGAAGATTTCAAG ATCAATAGTTGAGAAGTTAGGCCCTGAGAGAACGTCGAAAATAAACATTGTTGGAAAAGACGAGGTTGAAAGAAGTCTTTATGGGCAGCTTGTTCTTGGTGAAGGAGTTGCCTCCAGTTTGGATGAACAACTTACCAAGGAAGTACAAAAGGCCG CTTCTGCAGAGAAACAGAGGATAGCAGAAGAGGTTGCATCACTTCTAAAACTCAGCGTTGACATTAACACAGCATCTAAAAG TTCCGAGAAGATAATAGCCACGCTGCGAGCTGGGGCCGAATATGTGGGATGCAATGTGCAAAACTGCATCCTTGTAGCGGGTAGCCAACCCAGCGTCATCGCAGCTGAGCGCATTGGCATGCCGTGCATAGTTGTCCGAAGCAG CCTAACTGCTAGAGCAGAATTTCACTCCGCAAAGGCCGTCATGGATGGATTCGGTGATACGGACCTAACAGTATCAAAACTACTTAGCAAGAGGTGGTCCTAA